Proteins co-encoded in one Leptospirales bacterium genomic window:
- a CDS encoding TraB/GumN family protein produces MSRKTLYLLVLFLAAAGPAAAQTTDAAVPFAEGRLFRVTSPAGAVSHVFGTMHSNDPRVLALPEDVAAAFEQSRVLLPEIALSPAVIRNQLGAFLMLQRYPALDEALGEGDLLHRALKALAKRGFPEQQARSFPAWTALFFLAGPTSRPEGSQRSGEVLDAALCQRARARGMTVVSLETPEQQFDVFGRLSLQEQADLVRLTLDGQVWFFDDGRPGQRDSVSDYLNGRTGSIYEQIRAGESIELIRKVNRRLLYDRNHRMVQNMLPHIDEGGAFVAIGALHLPGEEGVLNLLLGKLYRVERIR; encoded by the coding sequence ATGTCACGGAAAACTCTGTATTTGCTGGTCCTATTTCTGGCGGCTGCTGGTCCGGCCGCCGCGCAGACGACGGATGCCGCTGTCCCCTTTGCCGAAGGCCGTCTGTTTCGCGTTACCTCGCCTGCTGGCGCTGTCAGCCACGTCTTTGGCACCATGCACAGCAACGATCCGCGGGTACTGGCGCTTCCGGAAGATGTCGCCGCGGCCTTTGAGCAAAGCCGGGTCTTGCTTCCAGAAATCGCACTTTCTCCGGCCGTAATCCGCAACCAGCTTGGCGCCTTTTTGATGCTGCAGCGTTACCCTGCGCTCGACGAGGCGCTCGGGGAAGGCGATCTACTGCATCGCGCCCTGAAGGCTCTTGCCAAACGCGGCTTCCCCGAACAGCAGGCCCGATCATTTCCGGCCTGGACAGCGCTCTTCTTTCTGGCCGGACCGACCAGCAGACCAGAGGGCAGCCAGCGTAGCGGCGAAGTACTGGACGCGGCCCTCTGCCAGCGGGCGCGCGCCCGCGGCATGACGGTGGTCTCGTTGGAAACGCCAGAGCAGCAGTTCGACGTTTTTGGCAGACTCAGTCTACAGGAGCAGGCTGACCTGGTTCGCCTGACCCTCGACGGCCAGGTTTGGTTCTTCGACGATGGCCGCCCGGGCCAAAGAGATTCCGTCTCCGATTATCTCAATGGTCGAACCGGCTCGATTTACGAGCAGATTCGCGCCGGCGAAAGCATTGAGCTGATTCGAAAAGTTAACCGACGACTGCTGTACGATCGCAATCACCGCATGGTCCAGAACATGTTGCCGCACATCGACGAGGGCGGCGCGTTTGTGGCTATCGGCGCCCTGCACCTGCCCGGAGAAGAAGGCGTCTTAAATCTGCTCCTCGGAAAACTTTATCGCGTGGAGCGAATTCGCTGA